The Hemiscyllium ocellatum isolate sHemOce1 chromosome 27 unlocalized genomic scaffold, sHemOce1.pat.X.cur. SUPER_27_unloc_2, whole genome shotgun sequence genome includes a region encoding these proteins:
- the LOC132807707 gene encoding zinc finger protein 383-like — protein sequence MSKHQCSHTGERLWECGGCGKGFLYPSQLETHQRSHTGDRPFTCSDCGKRFTQSSDLLTHQRVHTGERPFTCSICGKGFTQSSNLLTHQRVHTGERPFTCSLCGKGFTSSSTLRMHQQVHTGEKLFSCSLCGKRFTQSSSLRRHQRVHTGEKPFTCSMCGTVFTLTTDLLRHQRVHTGERPFTCSVCGKGFSQASNLVTHQRVHTGERPFTCSDCGKAFTQSSNLLRHQRIHK from the coding sequence atgtcCAAACACCAGTGCAGTCACACAGGAGAGAGACTGTGGGAATGCGGGGGTTGCGGGAAGGGATTTCTTTACCCGTCCCAGCTGGAAACCCATCAGCGCAGCCACACTGGGGacaggccattcacctgctccgaTTGTGGGAAGAGGTTCACACAGTCGTCCGACCTTCTGACACATCAGCGAGTTCACACGGGAGAGAGACCCTTCACTTGCTCCatctgtgggaagggattcactcagtcatccaaCCTGCTcacacaccagcgagttcacaccggAGAGAGACCATTCACTTGCTCTCTGTGTGGTAAGGGGTTCACTTCGTCATCCACTCTCCGGATGCATCAGCaagttcacaccggggagaaacTGTTCAGCTGTTCGCTGTGTGGAAAGAGATTCACTCAGTCGTCCTCCCTGCGGAGACATCAGCGAGTTCACACCGGTGAGAAACCATTCACTTGCTCCATGTGTGGGACAGTATTCACTCTCACAACTGACTTGCtgagacaccagcgagttcacactggagagagaccattcacctgctctgtgtgtggcaAGGGATTCAGTCAGGCATCCAACCTGGTAACACACCAGCGCGTACACACTGGAGAGAGACCATTCACTTGCTCTGATTGTGGGAAAGCATTCACTCAGTCATCcaacctgctgagacaccaacGAATTCACAAATAG